The DNA region ttattaatatattaatatttatgataGTATAGAAAAATGGGACCAATACGTTAAATAACAACAAGCACTTGTTGTTTTATATCGGGAATCCAAACGATGTTACattgagaaataaaataaaaatgataatgatgactTGAAGATAATTGGGGCAGAgagaaaaacattaaaataataaaatgcagagaaaaaaaaaacgaaaaaagaaaaaagaaaatgagctTATTTAAGAGGATCGttcatattattattgatacccaagaaaaatcctcaaaaaatcATCATAGATTCCTATTActctttttaacaaaaagagTAAGATACTCGATAATTTATCTTattgaatcttaaaaaaaaaaaaaaactaaattggtctataaattataataaactaaactagaaaaattctaaaaaaaaaaaaaaaaaacttaacaaaacaaagtcgaaacaaaaaagaagaaaaaaagaaaaagtaaaataaaccctattataataataacaaatcccactaatgaaattttcttaCTCTAAAAGACAGGACCCAAAGAGACACTCAGCAAAATAGTAACCGAACCCACTAACACATATGCGGGAGTTACTGCCCATGCAGATGATTGTGGAGGCGGCGTTGCGGTTGGAGTGCCTGAATCCGGTGacggtggcggtggcggtggcgatggcgatggcgacGACGGTGTCGATTGCGGTGACTGTAGCGGTGACTGTGGCGAAGGTTCTGGTTGTGGCGGAGATGGGTACGTTGCCTCAGTTGGAGCGTTGGACTCTGGAGATGGTGCTTCCCCATAAGAGAATGGAGCTGGTGCTAGTGATgctgatggtgatgatgatggtgatgccGATGGTGCTGATGATGGTGCTAGTGATGGTGCtaatgatggtgatgatgatggtaCTGATGCTGGTGATGTTACTGGAGATGATGATGGTGAAAATGCTGGTGAaaatgatggtgatggtgatgttACTGGGGTATTAGTTACAGGGACTTGTGAGATTGGACTTGTGGCAATGGACGGTCCAGGTGAAGAACTTGATGGAGCTGGAGAGTTTTGGTGACTAGTGTTGCTGTGTTTCACAGACAATACAGTTATAATAAGTTTCTGTCCCTTCTCACAGTTTTGTTCCTTCCCACTTATGAAAAAGGATGGCCCAGACTTATCAAGCTTGAACTCAGAATCACCTTCTTCTAATTTCTTGATTGGGTTCTTTGTGTTGCAATTGTAGTAATCGTCTTTGTTCACTAACAACACAGAATCCGACCCTTTCTTATACTTGAAAactacaaaaccaaaaacaaacgAACACCCACatataagtaaatatatatatatatatatatatatatatatatatatatatatatatatatatatatataagtctaccatcaaaaaccaaaaaaagaaaaagaaaaaagtattttcatcAAAAGTTTCGACCGCAGAATTTGAATAAaggaaaatatcaaaatatacaaattataaTTAGGAGAtactaattgagttacaaaataattattgacAAAATGTATTGTAATTTGTGAGTGAATATCAATTAATTAAGGAAAAGGACTTTAAATAATTACCGAGAGTGTCATTGATTTGGAACCTGTTTTTCTGAGCCCAGTGGGTGTAATTCTCGGAGGGGTGCAAGACCCAACCATCTCTTCCACCAACGTAAAATTTGGAAGCCTGCgaggaaaagagaaaacaacaaaagagaagaaagaaaaagaagatattcATCATGTGCCTCTGAAACGCCATGACTAATGAGGGAATGAAAACAAAGAATACGGTTTCCTAATTAATTGGAAGATTTATGACTCTGTTTATATAGACACAGAtctatatatgatgatgatgatggtacTCGAAAAAGTTTCTAGGAAAGTAGATCTAGTTTTTAGTCTTAGTTGGAAGATAGAAATTTTAGAGCGTGTGGAAAGTGGAAACCGATCGAACTTGTTGAAGGGATATTTTCATTATAGAGAGAATTCTAATTTCCAATAGAGTTTATAACGTTCACTTAAGGGAAGAAaatagtgaaaaataaaaaataaaatagtgaaaaataaaaatcgtgTGAATTTTTGATATGGTACGATAAATTAGCCAAGGTTTATTTTGTTTCTGTCGGCCTCGGGGACTCTAGACGTGGCATAATCATGGAGACTCAACGGTACGTagtgtttttagaatttatTAATGTGGTCGCAAGAGTTATGTGGTGGCTACACTTGGAGGAAAATTATTAGGAATGGTCCCTGtcacaaaaatgaaaaagaaaaaggaatggttcttttttttatttattttgaaagaaatgTAACGGGTCTTGGtctcggattttttttttttttttttggagtacaTGG from Castanea sativa cultivar Marrone di Chiusa Pesio chromosome 6, ASM4071231v1 includes:
- the LOC142638570 gene encoding uncharacterized protein LOC142638570, translating into MAFQRHMMNIFFFFLLFCCFLFSSQASKFYVGGRDGWVLHPSENYTHWAQKNRFQINDTLVFKYKKGSDSVLLVNKDDYYNCNTKNPIKKLEEGDSEFKLDKSGPSFFISGKEQNCEKGQKLIITVLSVKHSNTSHQNSPAPSSSSPGPSIATSPISQVPVTNTPVTSPSPSFSPAFSPSSSPVTSPASVPSSSPSLAPSLAPSSAPSASPSSSPSASLAPAPFSYGEAPSPESNAPTEATYPSPPQPEPSPQSPLQSPQSTPSSPSPSPPPPPPSPDSGTPTATPPPQSSAWAVTPAYVLVGSVTILLSVSLGPVF